In Risungbinella massiliensis, a single window of DNA contains:
- the argC gene encoding N-acetyl-gamma-glutamyl-phosphate reductase, whose protein sequence is MLQLKTAIIGSTGYGGVELIRLLQQHPELELTMLISTSQAGVCLHHVYPHLAHLAYAYEDFDLDQVTQQVDLLFFATPPGISSKWTPFLIEQGKIVIDLSGDFRLKQPDLYKKWYGIPSAPESLLQKAVYGLSEWYSKDIQTASLISNPGCYPTATLLALLPLLQENILDPSSIIIDAKSGVTGAGRSLNQKMLYGEVNENLRPYKVDGHQHIPEIEQFASIFAQKEITVSFIPHLIPMNRGILVSIYGSYMHKYTNKQLYELYQDVYRSSPFIRIQQEAWPETKAVQGSNYCDIGFHVDERTGRIVVLAAIDNLMKGAAGQAVQNANLRIGCLEETGLLYSPLYP, encoded by the coding sequence GTGCTCCAATTGAAAACAGCCATCATTGGTTCCACAGGCTATGGTGGGGTGGAATTGATTCGCTTACTTCAGCAACATCCTGAACTGGAATTGACTATGCTCATTTCTACTTCTCAAGCAGGAGTTTGTCTTCATCATGTATACCCGCATCTAGCACATTTAGCTTATGCCTACGAGGATTTCGATCTAGATCAAGTAACCCAGCAGGTTGATTTGCTTTTCTTTGCCACTCCTCCAGGGATCAGCAGTAAATGGACCCCTTTCTTAATTGAACAAGGAAAAATCGTCATCGACTTATCTGGTGACTTCCGCTTGAAACAACCAGATCTTTATAAAAAGTGGTATGGCATCCCTTCGGCACCAGAATCCTTGCTTCAAAAAGCAGTTTATGGACTAAGTGAATGGTATTCCAAGGATATACAAACAGCTTCGTTGATATCCAATCCGGGGTGTTATCCAACTGCCACATTACTTGCACTGCTTCCATTACTACAAGAAAACATATTAGATCCTTCTTCCATCATCATCGACGCAAAGTCAGGTGTGACAGGGGCTGGACGAAGTCTGAACCAGAAGATGCTCTATGGTGAAGTCAATGAGAACTTACGTCCTTATAAGGTAGATGGACATCAACATATACCAGAGATCGAACAATTTGCTTCTATTTTTGCTCAAAAAGAGATTACGGTTAGTTTTATTCCTCATCTCATACCTATGAATCGTGGGATTCTGGTATCTATTTACGGATCGTACATGCATAAATATACAAATAAACAACTCTACGAACTATATCAAGATGTTTATCGTTCGAGTCCATTTATTCGAATTCAACAAGAAGCGTGGCCAGAAACGAAAGCCGTTCAAGGGAGTAACTACTGCGATATTGGTTTTCATGTCGATGAGCGAACTGGACGAATTGTTGTCTTAGCTGCGATCGACAACCTGATGAAAGGAGCAGCTGGGCAAGCAGTCCAAAATGCCAATCTTCGTATTGGTTGTTTAGAGGAAACAGGGCTCCTATATTCTCCGCTATATCCGTGA
- the nusB gene encoding transcription antitermination factor NusB produces MSRRLARELAVQALYQKEVYPDSEDILIKDREKKLPDTDRAFFTRIYLGVEKHQSQIDENIAQFLKKSWTINRLSAVERAILRIAVYELHQEEEIPSGVILNEAVELAKRFSGVESARFVNGLLGKLAQTEQVEISEEQDSVD; encoded by the coding sequence ATGAGTCGAAGACTGGCACGTGAACTAGCAGTACAAGCTTTATATCAAAAAGAAGTCTATCCAGACTCAGAAGATATTTTGATCAAAGATCGTGAGAAAAAGTTGCCGGACACGGATCGAGCATTTTTCACTCGCATCTATTTGGGAGTGGAAAAACACCAATCCCAAATAGATGAGAATATCGCTCAGTTTCTCAAAAAGAGCTGGACGATCAATCGTCTCTCTGCAGTAGAGAGGGCTATCTTACGGATCGCTGTCTATGAGCTGCACCAAGAAGAAGAGATTCCCTCTGGTGTTATTCTCAATGAAGCAGTGGAGTTAGCAAAACGATTTAGTGGTGTTGAATCTGCTCGTTTTGTGAATGGACTACTTGGGAAACTGGCTCAAACGGAACAAGTAGAGATTTCAGAAGAACAGGATAGTGTGGATTAA
- a CDS encoding Asp23/Gls24 family envelope stress response protein produces MEPVKQPHEIGKIEIAPEVIQIVSSLAAIQVPGVVGLTGGFVGDISQLLGRKNLRQGVRVDLGNENTIEISAMVEYGHRIPDVGREIQENVKSAVESMTGIMVHRVQVRFEGVRLPQAPKEQNEKANSRMK; encoded by the coding sequence ATGGAACCAGTGAAACAACCACATGAGATCGGTAAGATCGAGATTGCTCCAGAAGTGATTCAGATCGTTTCTAGCTTAGCTGCTATTCAAGTACCAGGTGTGGTAGGTCTGACGGGTGGCTTTGTTGGAGATATTTCACAATTGCTTGGAAGAAAAAACCTACGTCAGGGAGTACGTGTGGATCTTGGTAACGAGAATACCATTGAGATCTCTGCTATGGTAGAATATGGACATCGAATCCCAGATGTAGGTCGGGAGATCCAAGAAAATGTAAAATCTGCGGTAGAATCGATGACTGGAATTATGGTTCATCGCGTACAGGTACGCTTCGAGGGCGTTCGTCTACCACAGGCACCAAAAGAACAGAACGAAAAAGCCAACTCACGTATGAAATAG
- a CDS encoding phosphoenolpyruvate hydrolase family protein, which translates to MPFIPRNEALKALHHNIEKGLPIIGCGAGAGISAKFAEQGGADLIIIYNSGRYRMAGRGSLAGLLPYGDANQIVVDMASEVLPIVKKTPVLAGVCGTDPFRQIPLFLKQLKEMGFDGVQNFPTVGLFDGNFRQNLEETGMGYDLEVEMVREAHKLDMLTCPYVFNEEEAIAMTEAGADVLVAHMGLTTKGSIGAQTALTLEKSAERIQAIHDVAKNINPNVIVLCHGGPIADPGDVEQILALTKGVAGFFGASSIERLATEVAIQEQVEKFKSLVATKI; encoded by the coding sequence ATGCCATTCATTCCACGAAATGAGGCTCTAAAAGCACTTCATCATAACATTGAAAAAGGTCTTCCTATCATTGGATGTGGTGCAGGAGCTGGGATTTCCGCTAAGTTTGCTGAACAAGGTGGAGCAGACCTTATTATCATCTATAATTCTGGTCGTTATCGAATGGCAGGTAGAGGATCACTGGCTGGACTCTTACCATATGGAGACGCTAACCAAATCGTGGTAGATATGGCTTCGGAAGTTCTCCCCATTGTGAAAAAAACCCCTGTTTTAGCGGGAGTATGTGGAACCGATCCATTCCGTCAGATCCCTCTGTTTTTAAAGCAATTAAAAGAAATGGGCTTTGATGGGGTACAGAATTTCCCAACCGTTGGGCTTTTTGATGGAAACTTTCGCCAAAACCTCGAAGAGACAGGGATGGGATATGATTTAGAAGTGGAGATGGTTCGAGAGGCTCATAAATTGGACATGCTCACCTGCCCGTACGTTTTTAATGAGGAAGAAGCGATAGCTATGACAGAAGCAGGTGCAGATGTATTAGTAGCCCATATGGGGTTAACTACGAAAGGATCGATTGGAGCACAGACAGCCCTGACTCTTGAAAAATCTGCAGAGCGAATTCAAGCGATCCATGATGTAGCGAAAAACATTAATCCGAATGTAATAGTGCTATGTCATGGAGGTCCAATAGCGGATCCTGGTGATGTAGAGCAAATTCTCGCTCTAACCAAAGGAGTTGCTGGGTTCTTTGGTGCGTCTAGTATCGAGAGATTGGCAACAGAAGTGGCAATTCAAGAACAAGTAGAAAAATTTAAATCTTTGGTGGCAACAAAAATCTGA
- the argB gene encoding acetylglutamate kinase encodes MSLLKELVVIKIGGSVLQNLHPSFFTRCTELIKQNKSLVIVHGGGPFISQQMKNMGKSPRFIDGRRITDQETLDVVQMVLAGSVNKKLVNQLHLAGLSTIGLSGIDLQILQVKQSDPEIGYVGEIVDVKKEAIEQMLSLGWTPVIASLGIDHTGQIFNVNADEAASAIAKATGAEELILVSDVDGIYILEGTTKKVLAEATPSLIEDYIKTGHISGGMIPKVRSGIQCLQGGINKVQIMNGSNPTAFHPNSGTYLVKERVAK; translated from the coding sequence GTGAGTCTTTTGAAAGAGTTGGTTGTAATAAAAATAGGAGGAAGTGTTTTGCAAAACCTTCATCCTTCCTTTTTTACGCGATGTACCGAATTGATCAAACAGAATAAGTCTCTCGTTATTGTTCATGGAGGAGGCCCTTTTATCTCTCAACAGATGAAAAACATGGGTAAGTCCCCTCGATTTATTGATGGAAGGCGAATTACGGATCAAGAAACTCTAGATGTTGTTCAAATGGTATTGGCTGGTTCGGTAAACAAAAAACTTGTAAACCAGCTTCATTTAGCTGGGTTATCTACGATTGGATTGTCTGGAATAGACCTGCAAATTCTGCAAGTAAAACAAAGCGATCCTGAAATAGGTTATGTGGGGGAGATCGTGGATGTAAAGAAGGAAGCAATTGAACAGATGTTATCGCTAGGTTGGACTCCTGTGATTGCTTCGCTAGGAATCGATCATACTGGTCAAATATTCAATGTAAATGCGGATGAGGCGGCTTCTGCCATTGCCAAAGCGACCGGAGCCGAGGAACTGATTCTCGTAAGTGATGTGGATGGTATTTATATTCTGGAAGGTACAACAAAAAAAGTTCTTGCCGAAGCGACTCCGAGTTTAATCGAAGATTATATCAAAACAGGGCATATCTCTGGAGGAATGATTCCCAAAGTACGCTCTGGGATTCAATGTTTACAAGGTGGGATCAATAAGGTACAGATCATGAATGGATCCAATCCAACGGCTTTCCACCCAAATTCCGGAACATATTTAGTGAAAGAGAGGGTAGCCAAATGA
- the accB gene encoding acetyl-CoA carboxylase biotin carboxyl carrier protein, with the protein MVFRLHELRELIKLIDESSIDEFVVSDKGAKVVIKKSSGQTLATTATTPAVTAPVEKAAPVAAPVATPAVVAPVEEPTKAEPTEDLSQYHKIVSPIVGTFYAKSSPDADPFVKEGDQVNKDSVVCIVEAMKLFNEIEAEVSGTIVKVLVENGQLVEYNQPLFLVKTN; encoded by the coding sequence ATGGTTTTTCGTTTACATGAACTGCGTGAACTAATTAAGTTAATTGATGAATCTTCTATTGATGAATTTGTTGTAAGTGATAAAGGGGCCAAAGTGGTCATTAAAAAATCAAGCGGTCAAACGTTGGCTACCACAGCTACCACACCAGCTGTAACCGCACCAGTCGAAAAGGCTGCTCCTGTTGCAGCACCAGTCGCTACACCGGCTGTAGTGGCACCAGTAGAGGAACCAACGAAAGCAGAACCAACTGAAGATTTAAGTCAGTATCATAAAATCGTCTCTCCGATTGTTGGTACATTTTATGCTAAATCTTCGCCTGATGCAGATCCTTTTGTCAAAGAAGGGGATCAAGTAAACAAAGATTCCGTCGTTTGTATCGTAGAAGCGATGAAACTGTTTAATGAGATTGAAGCAGAAGTAAGTGGAACGATTGTGAAAGTTCTCGTCGAAAACGGACAGTTGGTTGAGTATAACCAACCACTTTTCTTGGTGAAGACTAATTAG
- the argF gene encoding ornithine carbamoyltransferase — protein sequence MTTPNTYQHLQGKDFLNLTDLTPSDLSLLLELAHDLKKKQKSGELYTPLKGKTLAMIFDKPSTRTRISFEVGIIQLGGAALHLQRDDLQLGRGESVEDTAHVLSRYVDGILIRTFHHELVESLAQAATIPVINGLTDLVHPCQILADFLTIQEKKGDLAGLKLAYLGDGNNVVHSLMHGAAMTGMELTICTPQGYEPLAQIWEEIGELAEQTGAEIQLVHDPYIAVQGADVLYTDVWASMGQEEEKQKRQKDFEGFQVTPTLMALAKEDAIFMHCLPAYRGLEVATEVIDGSQSVVFQQAENRLHAQKALLVALLGKYR from the coding sequence ATGACAACACCTAATACTTATCAGCATTTACAAGGAAAAGACTTTTTGAACCTTACGGATCTTACACCTAGTGATTTATCGTTATTGTTAGAACTTGCGCACGATCTAAAAAAGAAACAGAAATCAGGCGAGCTGTACACACCTTTAAAAGGAAAAACATTGGCAATGATTTTTGATAAACCTTCGACGAGAACACGGATTTCATTTGAGGTAGGGATTATTCAATTAGGAGGAGCAGCGCTTCACTTGCAACGCGATGATTTACAACTTGGACGGGGAGAGTCGGTAGAAGATACCGCTCATGTGTTATCTCGTTATGTAGATGGGATTTTGATTCGAACCTTCCATCATGAGTTAGTAGAATCATTAGCTCAAGCTGCTACGATTCCTGTTATCAATGGTTTGACCGATCTTGTTCATCCTTGCCAAATTTTAGCGGACTTTCTAACCATACAAGAGAAAAAAGGAGACCTTGCTGGACTAAAATTGGCCTATCTCGGTGATGGAAACAACGTAGTACATTCGCTTATGCATGGTGCTGCGATGACCGGAATGGAGTTGACGATCTGTACACCACAAGGATATGAGCCTTTAGCTCAAATCTGGGAAGAGATTGGGGAATTAGCAGAGCAAACAGGGGCAGAGATACAACTCGTCCATGATCCTTACATAGCGGTACAAGGCGCAGATGTCCTCTACACCGATGTGTGGGCTAGCATGGGACAGGAAGAAGAAAAGCAAAAACGACAGAAAGACTTTGAAGGTTTTCAAGTTACTCCTACGCTGATGGCATTAGCCAAAGAAGATGCCATCTTTATGCACTGCTTACCAGCCTACCGTGGACTCGAAGTAGCAACCGAAGTAATCGATGGATCACAATCCGTCGTATTTCAACAAGCGGAAAATCGGCTCCATGCTCAAAAGGCGCTGCTTGTAGCGTTGTTAGGAAAATACAGGTGA
- a CDS encoding acetylornithine transaminase — translation MTTFPTYQRHDVLFESGNGAILIDQDGKEYLDFGSGIGVTNLGHNHPRVQQAVMKQVQKLWHTSNLFSNSLQEEVAQKLNHVSGMAAAFFCNSGAEANEAAIKLARKWAKEKKLIQEPQIITFQGSFHGRTLATLTATGQDKVKLGFDPLPHGFRILPANDIEAVKQVTGSTTAAIFLELVQGEGGVIPVDLEFARELTAWCNEKNILLIIDEVQTGIGRTGEWFAYQNYGIEPDIVTVAKGLGNGFPVGAMLAKEHLKSVFGPGTHGTTFGGNYLAMAAANAVLDEFQQTNLIWEAKEKGERLAHLLSTKLKDIPNIAEVRHLGLMVGIQCNIPVAPIIKQLLEQGLITLPAGERVLRLLPPLIIKDQQITEAVLIIKNVLTQQHQNHMKLEEAVIL, via the coding sequence ATGACTACTTTCCCTACTTATCAACGACATGATGTTTTGTTTGAATCAGGAAATGGTGCCATTTTAATAGACCAAGATGGCAAAGAATATCTTGACTTTGGTTCTGGTATTGGAGTGACCAATCTGGGACATAACCATCCTCGAGTTCAACAAGCAGTAATGAAACAAGTACAAAAACTTTGGCATACATCGAATCTTTTTTCCAACTCGCTACAAGAAGAGGTAGCTCAAAAATTAAATCACGTTAGTGGCATGGCGGCAGCTTTTTTTTGCAATAGTGGAGCCGAAGCGAATGAAGCAGCGATCAAATTAGCACGCAAATGGGCAAAAGAGAAAAAGTTGATTCAGGAACCACAGATCATTACGTTTCAAGGCTCATTTCATGGAAGAACGCTCGCTACTCTTACTGCGACAGGACAAGATAAAGTAAAGCTTGGTTTTGATCCCTTGCCTCATGGCTTTCGGATCTTACCTGCTAACGATATCGAGGCTGTGAAACAAGTAACAGGGAGTACCACCGCTGCTATTTTTCTTGAACTAGTACAAGGAGAAGGTGGAGTCATCCCTGTTGATCTGGAATTTGCTAGAGAACTTACTGCTTGGTGCAACGAAAAAAATATCTTGTTGATCATAGATGAAGTACAAACCGGAATCGGGCGTACAGGAGAATGGTTTGCCTATCAAAACTATGGTATTGAGCCAGATATCGTGACAGTTGCTAAAGGGTTAGGAAATGGATTTCCGGTGGGGGCAATGTTGGCAAAAGAACACTTGAAATCGGTTTTTGGTCCAGGCACTCATGGAACCACCTTTGGCGGAAACTATCTCGCGATGGCAGCAGCCAATGCTGTCTTAGATGAGTTCCAACAAACAAATCTTATATGGGAAGCGAAAGAAAAAGGGGAAAGACTTGCTCATCTGTTATCGACGAAACTAAAGGATATTCCCAATATTGCGGAAGTTCGTCACCTTGGATTGATGGTGGGGATTCAATGTAATATCCCAGTAGCTCCTATCATCAAGCAACTTCTAGAACAAGGATTAATAACGTTACCAGCTGGTGAGCGAGTACTGCGATTACTCCCGCCGTTGATCATCAAAGATCAGCAAATAACAGAAGCAGTATTGATTATAAAAAATGTACTGACACAGCAACATCAAAACCACATGAAATTGGAGGAGGCAGTTATATTATGA
- the argJ gene encoding bifunctional glutamate N-acetyltransferase/amino-acid acetyltransferase ArgJ, with protein sequence MSTASLVDSSLFQILNQPKITSPLGFRSAGIHSGVKRKRPDLGAIVCEVPANSAAVYTTNAFQAAPLKVTQESIGVEGKLQALVVNSGNANACTGNRGLQDAYQMRQKMAESINIPPHFVGVASTGVIGQFLPMEKILNGMDQLHSCLDVEDEIFAKAILTTDTRIKQVGVQVEVDGKLVTITGVAKGSGMIKPNMATMLGFITTDAVIESDLLQSLLWKTTDETFNMITVDGDCSTNDMVVVMASGLVDHSSLHPKHPDWPHFQAAFQYVCRELSKEIARDGEGANCLIEAHVKGATTQEMARNVAKAIVGSSLVKSAVFGADANWGRIICAAGYGDSQLNPDKVDVFLGPIQVVENGLPVLFDEDKAVQLLKKAKVEIKLHLHQGEHKATAWGCDLTYDYVKINASYRT encoded by the coding sequence ATGAGTACTGCTAGTTTGGTTGATTCATCCCTTTTTCAAATCTTAAACCAGCCAAAAATTACATCGCCCTTAGGATTTCGATCTGCTGGAATACATAGCGGGGTGAAGAGAAAAAGACCTGATCTTGGCGCTATTGTTTGCGAAGTACCAGCGAATAGCGCAGCAGTATATACAACCAATGCTTTTCAAGCAGCACCATTAAAAGTAACGCAAGAGAGTATAGGAGTAGAAGGGAAGCTACAAGCATTGGTGGTGAACAGTGGGAATGCCAATGCATGTACGGGAAATCGTGGATTACAAGACGCATATCAAATGAGACAAAAAATGGCAGAAAGTATCAATATTCCACCACACTTTGTGGGAGTAGCCTCTACTGGAGTAATTGGTCAGTTTTTGCCAATGGAGAAAATACTAAACGGGATGGACCAGCTTCATTCCTGCTTGGATGTAGAAGATGAAATATTCGCAAAAGCAATTTTGACTACAGATACTCGTATCAAACAAGTTGGTGTTCAAGTTGAGGTAGACGGAAAGCTCGTAACCATCACTGGGGTGGCGAAAGGATCTGGAATGATAAAACCAAATATGGCAACGATGCTGGGCTTTATTACGACAGATGCAGTGATTGAATCCGATCTACTACAATCTCTTTTATGGAAGACAACAGATGAGACATTCAACATGATCACCGTAGATGGAGATTGCAGTACCAACGATATGGTAGTAGTAATGGCTAGTGGATTAGTAGATCACTCCTCCCTTCATCCTAAACATCCGGATTGGCCTCACTTTCAAGCAGCCTTTCAATATGTTTGCCGGGAATTGTCCAAAGAGATTGCTAGAGACGGGGAAGGAGCTAACTGCTTAATCGAAGCCCATGTAAAAGGTGCAACAACTCAAGAGATGGCTCGTAACGTAGCAAAAGCAATCGTAGGTTCCAGTCTTGTAAAATCTGCTGTTTTTGGAGCCGATGCCAACTGGGGACGAATTATTTGTGCTGCTGGATACGGGGACTCACAGCTCAATCCTGATAAGGTAGATGTTTTTCTCGGACCAATTCAAGTAGTGGAAAATGGTTTACCAGTCCTATTTGATGAAGATAAAGCTGTCCAGCTATTAAAAAAAGCAAAAGTAGAGATCAAACTTCATCTGCATCAGGGAGAACACAAGGCAACTGCTTGGGGATGTGATCTTACTTATGACTACGTCAAAATCAATGCTAGCTATCGGACATAG
- the accC gene encoding acetyl-CoA carboxylase biotin carboxylase subunit gives MFRKVLIANRGEIAVRVIRACKELGVQTVAVYSEADREALHVTLADEAYCIGPAPSRDSYLHIPNLITTAKLLGVDAIHPGYGFLSENAMFAELCASVGIQFIGPSPEAIQKMGDKTTARDTMKDAGVPVVPGTEGIIEDIDEAEKIATEIGYPVIVKATAGGGGKGMRIVHSRDELRKAVALAQKEAEANFGNAGVYLEKFLLEPRHIEVQVLADNHGNVIHLGERDCSIQRRYQKLVEEAPSPALNAELREEMGQAAIAAARSVDYSGVGTIEFLLDKEGNFYFMEMNTRIQVEHPVTEMVTGIDLVKEQIRVAAGEKLSVTQADIQFDGWSIECRVNAERPDKNFMPSPGQIENYLPPGGMGVRVDSACYPGYKIPPYYDSMVAKLIVWGKDRQEAIDRMKRALSEFAIQGVHTTIPFHQKLLHHPKFVSGDFHIQFLETHNINEVKVDGTSETTT, from the coding sequence ATGTTTCGAAAAGTATTAATTGCCAACCGTGGGGAGATCGCTGTACGAGTGATTCGTGCTTGTAAAGAGCTAGGAGTCCAGACGGTTGCAGTCTACTCAGAGGCGGATCGCGAAGCACTTCATGTGACCCTTGCGGATGAAGCATACTGCATCGGTCCAGCTCCTTCCCGCGATAGTTATCTACATATACCCAATCTTATCACGACTGCCAAACTGCTAGGAGTAGATGCCATTCACCCTGGCTATGGGTTTCTCTCAGAGAATGCTATGTTTGCTGAGCTTTGTGCTTCGGTAGGGATTCAGTTTATTGGTCCATCTCCAGAAGCGATTCAAAAAATGGGAGACAAGACAACTGCTCGTGATACGATGAAAGACGCAGGGGTTCCAGTTGTTCCTGGTACGGAAGGAATTATCGAGGATATAGATGAAGCAGAGAAGATCGCAACGGAGATTGGTTATCCGGTCATCGTAAAAGCAACAGCTGGAGGTGGCGGTAAAGGTATGAGAATCGTCCACAGTCGCGATGAATTGCGAAAAGCAGTTGCCCTTGCCCAAAAAGAGGCAGAGGCGAACTTTGGAAATGCTGGAGTGTATCTAGAGAAATTTCTTTTGGAACCTCGACACATTGAAGTGCAAGTATTAGCAGATAATCATGGAAATGTTATTCACTTAGGGGAGCGGGATTGCTCCATTCAACGTCGTTACCAAAAGTTGGTGGAGGAAGCTCCTTCTCCTGCACTGAATGCTGAATTGCGGGAAGAGATGGGACAAGCGGCAATCGCTGCTGCTCGTTCTGTTGATTACTCAGGTGTAGGAACGATTGAGTTTTTACTCGATAAAGAGGGTAACTTCTACTTTATGGAGATGAATACCCGAATTCAAGTAGAGCATCCTGTAACCGAGATGGTGACGGGAATTGATCTGGTAAAAGAACAGATTCGAGTAGCCGCAGGAGAAAAACTATCTGTTACTCAAGCAGATATACAATTTGATGGCTGGTCGATTGAATGTCGCGTCAACGCAGAGCGTCCAGACAAAAACTTTATGCCTTCTCCAGGACAGATCGAAAACTATCTACCACCAGGTGGAATGGGAGTACGAGTCGACAGTGCCTGTTATCCTGGGTATAAAATCCCACCTTACTATGATTCGATGGTTGCCAAATTGATTGTTTGGGGTAAAGACCGACAAGAAGCAATCGATCGAATGAAACGTGCTTTGAGTGAATTTGCGATTCAAGGTGTTCACACCACTATTCCATTTCATCAAAAACTTCTTCACCATCCAAAATTTGTGTCTGGAGATTTTCATATTCAGTTCTTGGAAACTCATAATATCAACGAGGTGAAGGTAGATGGAACCAGTGAAACAACCACATGA
- a CDS encoding Tm-1-like ATP-binding domain-containing protein, with the protein MKKRIAVIGALDTKGSDYIFIKSEIERRGHIAYIIDTGILGESPITPDVSAEEVAQSSGITLSELRQLHDKGKAMEAMTRGVAIVVKRLHLEGKIDAAFSMGGSNGTIIGTSALRALPLGVPKLMVSTVASGDTKPYVGNSDVVMFPSILDVSGVNRFSAQIYANAVGAIVGMIETGTPELEHKPLITASMFGNTTTLVNRCKDLIEKKGYEMLIFHAVGTGGQTMDSLIENRFVDGVLDLTTTELADELVGGVLTAGPDRMNAAAKWSVPQVIAPGCLDMVNFWGMETVPEKFRDRLLYPWNPNITLMRTTPEENEKLGKLLATKANQAKGETAIFLPLKGLSELDSPGNEFWWPEANQALFDAIKDTIREDIPVYELDCNINDEEFAKAATAKLFEILKKENELTNEGEADNAIHSTK; encoded by the coding sequence TTGAAAAAGAGGATTGCGGTGATCGGTGCTTTGGATACAAAAGGCAGCGACTATATATTTATCAAAAGTGAGATTGAACGTCGTGGTCATATAGCATACATAATTGATACAGGCATATTAGGCGAATCACCTATAACACCAGATGTATCCGCTGAAGAAGTAGCTCAGTCTAGTGGGATCACCCTTAGTGAACTTAGACAGCTACATGATAAAGGAAAAGCGATGGAGGCAATGACGAGAGGAGTTGCCATTGTTGTGAAAAGGCTCCATTTAGAAGGGAAAATAGATGCTGCATTTTCGATGGGCGGATCCAATGGTACGATTATAGGAACATCAGCGCTCCGTGCTTTGCCGCTAGGCGTTCCTAAATTAATGGTGAGTACAGTTGCCTCTGGAGATACTAAACCATATGTTGGGAACAGTGATGTCGTGATGTTCCCATCTATTTTAGATGTGTCAGGTGTCAACCGATTCAGTGCTCAAATATATGCAAATGCGGTTGGGGCTATTGTGGGTATGATCGAAACAGGCACTCCTGAGCTAGAACATAAACCTCTGATTACCGCTTCGATGTTTGGAAATACAACTACCTTAGTCAATCGCTGTAAAGATTTGATAGAGAAAAAAGGGTATGAGATGCTCATTTTCCATGCAGTGGGTACTGGCGGTCAGACAATGGATTCCCTTATTGAAAATCGTTTTGTAGATGGGGTTCTAGATTTGACAACCACAGAGCTCGCAGATGAGTTGGTTGGTGGTGTTCTTACTGCTGGACCTGATCGAATGAATGCAGCTGCCAAGTGGAGTGTTCCCCAAGTTATTGCACCTGGTTGTCTGGATATGGTGAATTTCTGGGGTATGGAAACAGTTCCAGAAAAATTTAGAGATCGACTACTTTATCCATGGAATCCCAATATTACGCTGATGCGAACCACTCCAGAAGAGAATGAGAAACTTGGAAAATTGCTAGCAACAAAGGCAAACCAAGCCAAAGGGGAAACAGCGATTTTCTTGCCATTAAAAGGGCTATCTGAGTTGGATTCTCCTGGTAATGAATTTTGGTGGCCTGAGGCGAATCAAGCATTATTTGATGCGATTAAAGATACGATTCGAGAAGATATCCCTGTCTATGAGTTAGATTGTAATATTAATGACGAAGAATTTGCAAAAGCAGCTACCGCTAAGTTGTTTGAAATACTAAAAAAAGAAAACGAGTTAACAAATGAGGGGGAAGCAGACAATGCCATTCATTCCACGAAATGA